Proteins co-encoded in one Aminivibrio pyruvatiphilus genomic window:
- a CDS encoding ABC transporter ATP-binding protein — MLRIEDLWVSYGHVQALSGVSLEVKRGSIVSIIGSNGAGKSTLLNTISGLVKQERGKIFLWDGTGPDTAKLLPREPYRVVKLGVVQVPEGRQVFAGLTVRENLMAGAYTVNDAGRVRRNLDRMFEMYPILKERARQQAGTLSGGEQQMLAICRGLMAEPKVLLLDEPSLGLAPIIVKGVFDTVRRIRDEGITVVLVEQNANQALAIADYAYVLENGRVVLEGAGRSLLCDPAVKDAYLGGAQEA, encoded by the coding sequence ATGCTCCGTATAGAGGATCTGTGGGTCTCCTACGGCCACGTGCAGGCCCTTTCCGGAGTCTCCCTCGAAGTGAAGCGGGGGAGCATCGTGAGCATTATCGGCTCCAACGGGGCAGGGAAGAGCACCCTGCTCAACACCATATCGGGCCTGGTGAAGCAGGAGCGGGGAAAGATCTTCCTGTGGGACGGAACCGGCCCGGACACGGCGAAGCTGCTGCCCCGGGAGCCCTACCGGGTGGTCAAGCTCGGCGTGGTGCAGGTACCCGAGGGAAGGCAGGTCTTCGCCGGGCTCACCGTCCGGGAGAACCTGATGGCGGGAGCGTACACCGTGAACGATGCGGGGCGCGTCCGGAGAAACCTCGACCGCATGTTCGAAATGTACCCTATCCTGAAGGAGAGGGCACGCCAGCAGGCAGGAACCCTCTCGGGAGGGGAGCAGCAGATGCTCGCCATCTGCAGGGGCCTGATGGCGGAGCCGAAGGTGCTCCTTCTCGACGAACCGTCCCTCGGCCTCGCCCCGATCATTGTGAAGGGAGTCTTCGATACCGTTCGGCGCATCCGCGACGAGGGGATAACGGTTGTGCTGGTGGAACAGAACGCCAACCAGGCCCTTGCCATCGCGGACTATGCCTACGTTCTCGAGAACGGCCGCGTGGTGCTCGAGGGTGCGGGCCGTTCGCTGCTCTGCGACCCCGCCGTGAAAGACGCATACCTGGGAGGGGCCCAGGAAGCGTAA
- a CDS encoding ABC transporter ATP-binding protein: protein MSLLEVRGLTKSFGGVRAVDDFSFSAEKGEIVGIIGPNGAGKTTAFNLITGVYPLDKGSILLEGAELAGKEQFEITRSGIGRTFQNIRLFRGLSVLENVMTAADPYSEYGLLSLFTFGAAFRGREREVRSTAREYLSLVGLDRYADEKPSNLPYGLQRKLEIARALATGPKVLLLDEPAAGLNPSEVREFIGLVGDLRERFGFAVLVIEHRMEVIMTLSSCIYVLNFGKLLASGTPAEIRANKEVTEAYIGKEDGSCSV, encoded by the coding sequence GTGAGCCTCCTCGAAGTGCGCGGCCTGACCAAGTCCTTTGGCGGCGTCCGTGCGGTGGATGATTTTTCCTTCAGCGCGGAAAAGGGAGAGATCGTGGGGATCATCGGCCCCAACGGCGCGGGGAAGACCACCGCGTTCAACCTGATCACGGGGGTCTATCCCCTTGACAAAGGGAGCATTCTCCTCGAAGGAGCGGAACTGGCGGGGAAGGAGCAGTTCGAGATCACCCGGAGCGGCATCGGGCGCACCTTCCAGAACATCCGGCTGTTTCGGGGACTCTCGGTGCTGGAGAACGTGATGACAGCCGCCGACCCCTATTCGGAGTACGGCCTCCTCTCCCTCTTCACCTTCGGGGCGGCCTTCCGGGGACGGGAACGGGAGGTCCGCTCGACGGCCCGGGAATATCTTTCCCTGGTGGGGCTGGACAGGTATGCCGACGAGAAGCCGTCCAACCTTCCCTACGGCCTGCAGCGGAAGCTGGAAATCGCCCGGGCCCTGGCCACGGGACCGAAGGTGCTGCTGCTGGACGAGCCTGCCGCCGGGCTCAACCCCAGCGAGGTCCGGGAGTTTATCGGGCTGGTGGGGGATCTGCGGGAGCGCTTCGGATTCGCCGTGCTGGTGATCGAGCACCGGATGGAGGTTATCATGACGCTCTCTTCCTGCATCTACGTGCTCAACTTCGGGAAGCTGCTCGCATCGGGAACACCCGCCGAAATCCGGGCAAACAAGGAAGTGACGGAAGCCTACATCGGCAAGGAGGATGGATCATGCTCCGTATAG